A window of the Hordeum vulgare subsp. vulgare chromosome 5H, MorexV3_pseudomolecules_assembly, whole genome shotgun sequence genome harbors these coding sequences:
- the LOC123397632 gene encoding cyclin-dependent kinase B1-1 encodes MDKYEKLEKVGEGTYGKVYKARVAATGQLVALKKTRLEMDEEGIPPTALREISLLRLLSASLYVVRLLSVEQVTKPCGKTVLYLVFEFLDTDLKKFVDGFRKGPSPRPLPTQVVKSFLYQLCKGTAHCHGHGVLHRDLKPQNLLIDKEKGVLKIADLGLSRAFTVPMKSYTHEIVTLWYRAPEVLLGATHYSTGVDIWSIGCIFAEMVRRQALFPGDSELQQLLHIFRLLGTPTEEQWPGVCALRDWHDYPQWKPQNLARAVPTLEPEGLDLLSKMLQFDPANRISAKAAMEHRYFDSLDKSQF; translated from the exons ATGGACAAGTACGAGAAGCTGGAGAAGGTGGGGGAGGGCACCTACGGCAAGGTGTACAAGGCGCGGGTGGCGGCGACGGGGCAGCTGGTGGCGCTCAAGAAGACCCGCCTCGAGATGGACGAGGAGGGGATCCCGCCCACCGCGCTGCGCGAGATctccctcctccgcctcctctccGCCTCCCTCTACGTCGTCCGCCTCCTCTCCGTCGAGCAGGTCACCAAACCCTGCGGCAAGACCGTCCTCTACCTCGTCTTCGAGTTCCTCGACACCGACCTCAAGAAGTTCGTCGACGGCTTCCGCAAGGGGCCATCGCCCAGGCCGCTCCCCACGCAGGTCGTCAAG AGTTTCTTATACCAGTTGTGCAAAGGAACTGCGCATTGCCACGGCCATGGCGTCCTTCACCG GGATTTAAAGCCACAAAACTTGTTGATCGACAAGGAGAAAGGGGTACTGAAAATTGCAGATCTTGGGCTAAGCAGAGCTTTTACAGTTCCCATGAAAAGCTACACCCATGAG ATTGTGACACTCTGGTATAGAGCTCCGGAAGTTTTACTTGGAGCCACACATTACTCAACTGGTGTTGACATTTGGTCCATCGGTTGCATCTTTG CTGAAATGGTCAGAAGACAAGCTCTTTTTCCTGGCGACTCAGAGTTGCaacagctgcttcacattttcag GTTGTTGGGAACTCCTACTGAAGAGCAGTGGCCTGGAGTATGCGCTTTGAGAGACTGGCATGACTATCCACAGTGGAAGCCACAAAATTTGGCACGTGCAGTTCCAACACTGGAGCCTGAAGGACTTGACCTGTTATCG AAAATGCTTCAGTTTGATCCAGCGAACAGGATCTCAGCTAAAGCGGCAATGGAGCATCGCTACTTCGACAGCCTGGACAAGTCCCAGTTCTAG